A section of the Centropristis striata isolate RG_2023a ecotype Rhode Island chromosome 7, C.striata_1.0, whole genome shotgun sequence genome encodes:
- the LOC131975305 gene encoding nuclear factor 7, brain-like, which produces MAEKSALLKGYLDCHLCLETFRDPVSLGCSHSFCSSCLQKFWKQTKIKNCPICKRKSSKEDPGANFSLKELADSFAGRQKSGSTETEKEEKKKETVRCKHPEETRLFCKDEDRAVCPVCEFSLHQSHKVVPIEQAVSDLKDQLKSDLQSLQDKRDKYKQVEETYNEVSQQSKKQLLSTERQIRAEFNKLHQFLKEEEESRLAALREEEEQKGKTISREMKRIQEQISSLSDSISAVEEELQKHKVPFLSSYKATQTRARVQCSLSDPQLLSGALIDVAKHLGNLSFRVWEKMKEKVHFTPLILDPNTAAYNLYLSDDLTSVRRGDTNQQLPDNPERFTKYVEVLGSEGFSSGKHSWEVEVGDHPDWFVGLAKESVDRKGERTASPKSGVWCLSHQSGKYTNVVGQTVRVKKSLQRIRVQLDYDRGEVSFYDPEDKMTHICTHRDTFTEKLFPWFSLGKAGDAKTADIKICPTDFSVLFRNGGEV; this is translated from the coding sequence ATGGCTGAAAAAAGTGCTCTTTTAAAAGGTTACTTGGATTGTCATTTATGTTTGGAAACTTTCAGAGATCCTGTGTCTCTGGGCtgcagccacagcttctgttCAAGCTGCCTGCAGAAATtctggaaacaaacaaaaataaaaaattgtcctatttgtaaaagaaaatcatCAAAGGAAGATCCTGGGGCGAACTTTTCCTTGAAAGAACTGGCTGACTCCTTTGCTGGGAGACAGAAATCTGGATCaactgagacagaaaaagaagagaagaaaaaagagacgGTGAGATGTAAACATCCAGAAGAGACTAGATTGTTCTGTAAGGATGAAGACAGAGCTGTGTGTCCTGTCTGTGAGTTTTCTCTCCACCAGAGTCACAAAGTGGTTCCTATAGAACAAGCAGTCAGTGACCTGAAGGACCAGCTGAAATCTGACTTACAGTCTCTGCAGGACAAGAGGGACAAATACAAACAAGTGGAGGAAACATACAATGAAGTGAGTCAACAGTCCAAGAAGCAGCTGTtgtccacagagagacagatcagAGCAGAGTTCAACAAGCTCCACCAGTTcctgaaagaggaagaggagtccaGACTGGCAgctctgagggaggaagaggagcagaaggggAAGACTATcagcagagagatgaagaggattCAGGAGCAGATCTCCTCTCTGTCAGACAGTATCTCTGCTGTtgaagaagagctgcagaaacacaaggTGCCATTCCTCAGCAGTTATAAAGCCACTCAGACCAGAGCCAGAGTCCAGTGCTCACTGTCAGATCCACAGCTGCTCTCAGGAGCGCTGATAGAtgtggccaaacacctgggcaacctgtcCTTCAGAGTCTGGGAGAAGATGAAGGAGAAGGTCCACTTCACTCCTCTcattctggacccaaacactgcagCCTACAATCTCTATCTGTCTGATGATCTGACCAGTGTGAGACGTGGAGACACAAAccagcagcttcctgataatccagagagaTTCACTAAGTATGTAGAggttctgggctctgagggcttcAGCTCAGGGAAACACAgctgggaggtggaggtgggagaTCATCCTGACTGGTTTGTAGGTTTGGCTAAAGAGTCAGTTGACAGGAAGGGAGAGAGAACTGCTTCACCAAAATCTGGAGTCTGGTGTTTATCACATCAGAGTGGAAAATACACTAATGTTGTTGGTCAGACTGTCAGAGTGAAGAAGAGtctccagaggatcagagtcCAGCTGGACTATGACAGGGGGGAGGTGTCCTTCTACGACcctgaagacaaaatgactcacaTCTGCACTCACAGAGACACTTTCACTGAGAAACTCTTCCCATGGTTCAGTCTTGGAAAGGCTGGTGATGCTAAAACTGCTGATATCAAAATCTGTCCAACAGATTTCTCTGTGCTGTTTAGAAACGGTGGTGAGGTTTAA
- the cfap157 gene encoding cilia- and flagella-associated protein 157 gives MPKKKEKKSGEKQNEDKKTPKNQSSSTPTDKTESGDKEKDLYLIQIRYLNEQLERYQLKCDQLERQKKDSNSQFRALEKEKKDIVEYLKRSLLDKEAEVEELTERLESQQQAAEQDSEALREHQAQLRRELQHRIEEVTAENTTLAARLAGLEEFQKQKEQLMSNMDTLEKQLSSREEEHRVTIHSLEMNALLEKKRLETEMEIHVAAMRAELQLLVEQKVPETTRSALQENTEVKARISLLSEQTRALMEENSALRGRKSRLSVDVDILEEMLSETSRQSCIRKKVVEQLTEKCQQLQAELKDWKQEVEQLQSKHTGEQAEMETLRQDRASLSEQCSKNRAELSRLQAELQEEKRRRSRMKSIMKEAAITLRQALMDAPTDQDLDSKQLMEKLLLVLDRPSFTNSAAEKDELLTSDPAAAGDVILNPAASLQFELAHYRPGDLGLVPRPTLKHKLCRTGAAASSSSLVPLLRKPTSQKTSVSFNRTDSALTCRNSFTKLK, from the exons ATGCCcaaaaagaaggagaagaaaagcGGCGAAAAGCAAAATGAAGACAAGAAAACACCGAAAAATCAAAGTTCTTCGACTCCTACTGATAAAACAGAGTCTGGCGACAAAGAAAAGGATTTATATCTGATTCAAATACGGTATTTGAACGAGCAGTTGGAGAG gtaTCAGCTGAAATGTGACCAACTAGAgaggcagaagaaggactcCAACAGTCAGTTCAGAGCattggagaaggagaagaaagacaTTGTTGAGTACCTAAAGCGCTCGCTGCTGGACAAGGAGGCGGAGGTGGAGGAGCTGACGGAGCGCCTGGAGAGTCAGCAGCAGGCAGCCGAGCAGGACAGCGAGGCCCTGAGGGAGCACCAGGCTCAGCTGAGGCGGGAGCTTCAACACCGGATAGAAGAAGTCACGGCAGAAAACACAACACTCG cGGCGAGACTGGCTGGTCTGGAGGAGTTCCAGAAGCAGAAGGAGCAGCTGATGTCCAACATGGACACTCTGGAGAAGCAGCTTTCCAGCCGGGAGGAGGAACACAGAGTTACCATCCACAGCCTGGAGATGAACGCGCTGCTGGAGAAGAAGAG GTTGGAGACGGAGATGGAGATCCACGTGGCGGCCATGAGGGCGGAGCTGCAGCTCCTGGTGGAGCAGAAGGTCCCGGAGACCACCAGGTCGGCCCTCCAGGAGAACACGGAGGTGAAGGCTCGGATCAGCCTGCTGTCGGAGCAGACTCGGGCCCTGATGGAGGAGAACTCGGCCCTCAGGGGCCGCAAGAGCCGACTCAGCGTGGACGTGGACATCCTGGAGGAGATGCTCAGTGAGACGTCCCGCCAGAGCTGCATCCGCAAGAAG GTGGTGGAGCAGCTGACAGAGAAGTGTCAGCAGCTGCAGGCGGAGctcaaagactggaagcaggaaGTGGAGCAGCTTCAGAGCAAACACACAGGAGAGCAGGCGGAGATGGAGACGCTCAG aCAGGACCGAGCCTCTCTGTCGGAGCAGTGCAGTAAAAACAGAGCCGAGCTGAGTCGGCTGCAGgcggagctgcaggaggagaagaggaggaggagcaggatgaAGAGCATCATGAAGGAAGCAGCCATCACTCTCAGACAAGCTCTGATG GATGCTCCCACAGACCAGGACTTGGACTCTAAGCAGCTGatggagaagctgctgctggtcTTGGATCGACCCTCATTCACAAACTCTGCTGCTGAGAAAGACGAgctgctgacctctgaccctgcaGCAGCCGG AGACGTGATCCTGAATCCAGCAGCGAGTCTCCAGTTCGAGCTGGCCCACTACAGACCAGGAGACCTGGGACTGGTACCGCGTCCCACGCTGAAACACAAACTCTGCAGGACGGGAGCAGCAGCGTCCAGCAGCAGCCTCGTGCCCCTGCTCAG GAAGCCGACGAGTCAGAAAACAAGTGTCTCCTTTAACCGGACCGATTCAGCTTTGACCTGCAGGAACTCCTTCACTAAACTGAAATAA